The Streptomyces sp. NBC_01142 genomic interval GGTCGCCGCGATCGCGGCGATGAGGGTGGATAGGGAGGACATCGCCAATGCGTGCGCTGCCGGCTCGGTTCTGTCTTGTGTGGAGGGATGGAAGGAGTTGGAGAACACGACTCCGATGATGGCGACGCCGAGTGCGCCGCCGACCTGCTGGGCGGTGGAGAGGACTCCCGAGGCGATGCCCGCGTCGCTGGGATCGATACGTCTCAGGACCGCGTTGAGCGACGGGGTGATGAGCAGTCCGCCACCGACGCTTTGCAGCATGAGCGTCGGGATGACCACCGCTGGCTTGAACGGGAGGCCGCCGGCCAAGACGATCGCGGTTGACGCGTAGCCGGCGGCGAGCACGATCGCCCCGATCTCCAGGACGCGGCGGCCGTGCTTCGGCACGAGCCTGCTCGCGATCATGCTGAAGACGAAGAAGGTCACCGCCGCCGGGGTGTAGACCAGTCCGGCCTCGAGGGCCGACATGCCGAGTCCGTCTTGCAGTGCGATCGACAGGACGAGGTAGTAGGAGGTGAGGACGGCGTAGAGGGCGAGGACAAGGACGATGCCGACAGAGAATGACCGCGTGGCGAAGAGGGAGATCCTCAGGAGGGGGTCGCCGCCGCGATGGCCGGTCCTGCGTTCGATATGGACGAAAAGAGCGAAGCCGAGGGCGCTTGCGGCGAGGCAGGCCCACGCCCACCGGGGCCAGCCCGCTTCGTGGCCCTGGATGAGCGGGAAGGAGAGCAGGAACAGTGCGGCGCTGAGGACCACGACTCCGGGGATGTCGAGCCTGCGGGCGAGTGCCGCCCGGGATTCCGGCAGGTGTCTGGCCGCGAGCAGGACGGTGATGAGCCCGATCGGGACGTTGATCCAGAACACCGGTCGCCAGCCGGAGCCGAAGAGGTCGGCGCCGATCAGCAGACCGCCGATGAGTTGGCCGCCGATGGTGGCGAGCCCGATCACAACTCCGAGCACGCCGAAGGCCCGGTGCCGGTCCTTCTCTCCGACCAGCACGGTGATGACGGCGTAGACCTGGGGGAGCATCAACGCGGCTCCCAGGCCCTGGACGAGACGCGCCATGATGAGGCAGGCCGCCGTTGGTGAGACGGCGCACGCGACGGATGCCAGGGTGAACAGCGTCATGCCGGCGATGAACATGCGTTTGCGCCCTTGTATGTCGCCGAGGCGGCCGCCGGTGATGAGGAACACCGCGAAGGAGAGTTGATAGCCGGCCAGGATCCATTGCAGCTCGCTGCCGGATGCGCCGAGGTCGGCTTGGATCGCCGGCCCGGCCACGATGACGACGAAGGAGTCGAGGACCGCCATGAACGCGCCGACCAGCACGATCGACACCGCCGGCCACGGTGTGGGGGCTGCGGTTGGTGGCGCGGTGGTTCGGTTTCGGACGGGTTCATCGACGTCTCTCACGCGATATCTCCTTGATTCGTGTCGAGCGCGGCCGCGAGTGCTTTGACGACCTCGGCGGCCAACACGGCCTGGCCCGAGGTGGAGAAGTGGATGCGGTCGGCGCTCAGCAGGTTCGGCCGGGAGTTGACCGGGTGGTCCCACATGTCGACGAGCACGGCATCGTGGTCTGCGGCCAGTTGGCAGGTGATGGCGTTGAGCCTGCGCACCCTGTCCGGCCAGTTGGGGAATTTCGGCACTACGAAGGCTTTGCCCAGCGTGAAGGCCGTCAGCTGGGCGCCGGTGCCTGCGGCGAGTTCGAACACGCGCCGCAACGTCTGCTCGATTTCCGTGAAGTCGGGCTCGGGATGGAACAGGTCGTTCGCGCCGCACGGCACATGGACCAGGTCCGGGCCGTACGCGACCATCCGGTCCGCCTGCGCCGCCAGTGTTCTGGCGGTCGTCGCCCCGATCTCCGCGGCGTTCAGGTAGGCCAGACCGGGGTGCACGCGGCGAAGGATGCCGGCGACACGATCGGCCCATCCCAGGGTGGTGTAGCCCGGACTTGGGTCTCCGGTCCCCGCCGAGAGGCTGTCGCCGATCACCGCGAATCGGCGCCAGGGCGCGTCGGCGAGGAGCTTCGCGGCGCTCGTCGGCAACAGGCAGAACGGGTCGGACTCTTCGGTGAGGGAGGTTGCGGTGGCAGTCATAAAGTAAACGTACGACCGGTCGTACGTTCAATGCAAGAGTGTGGCAGGATGAGGACGTGAGTGAGCCAGCGGAGCGATTGGGCGCCGACGTGGGCGCGGGGACGACCGACCGGCGCCTCCTGCGCGGCGCGCAGACCAGGCAGACGATCGCCCGCTACGCCGCCGACGTGGCCTCGCTCGAGGGGCTCAACGGGCTCAGCATCGGCCGCCTCGCCACCGACCTCGGGCTCAGCAAGAGCGGCGTCCAGACGCTGTTCGGGACGAAGGAAAGACTGCAGGTCGCCGCCGTCGAGTCCGCACGGGCGGCCTTCCTTGACGCGGTCGTCCACCCCGCGTCGTCCGCCCCTCGCGGTGTCGCCCGGCTGCGTGCGCTGACCGAGCGTTGGATCGCCTACGTAGAGGCGCCACTCTTTCCCGGCGGCTGCTTCTGGACGGCGAACCTCGCCGACTTCGACAGCCGGCCCGGGAAGGTCCGTGACGCGCTGGTCGGCCACCACCGGGACTGGCTCGGTGCCATCACAGGCGAACTGCAAGAAGCCGTCCACACCGGGGAGATCGCAGACCTGGACGTCGACCTCGCGGCATTCCAGATCGACGCGGTGCTCACCGCCGCGAACATCGCCTTGCGCCTCGGCGACAACGACGCCGCGGACAAGGCCCGCCGTGTGGTCGACGGGTTCCTCACACCTGCACGCTGAGCGAGTCCCCTCACTTCGGACCCGTAGGGCCGCGGTCGTGCGCGAAGTCCAGCAGTTGGGCGGCCATTGGTCGGAGCCGCCCGCCTGCGATGTGGTTCACACGGCGTACGGCCCCCAGCGCCTGATCTCCGCATCATCCACGGACTCCGTCGTCCCCCGGCGACGTTGGTGCGTTCGGCAGGGGACTGGTGACTGCGCCGCACGGGGGACCGGCGGGGGCGCAGGAAGTGCAGGCTCACGCAGGTGCGCTGCCGGTCAGGTGGCGTCTCCACGGCCCGGGGGACCTGCACGGCGTTGACCTGGGGTGTCAACTGGCTGGCCACACACGCCTGTTCAGGGGAGCTCCTCTATCATCTGATCGACTCCCGGGCGCCGACTGGTGAATGCGGGGGTCGAGAAGCGTTTTTGGTGAAAGGGCAACGGGGACTTGCGATTTACAGGTAAGCGTCGAATATCCATTGTCGCCACGTGCGCCGTGGCGGCGATCGTGGGGAGTCTGCAGATCTCGTCCAGTGCGTTCGGCTCCCAGGACGAGGAGCCGGAGGTTGCGCACTCGGCTGAGGCGCGGGAGGGCACGGGGGCGGACGGCTCCGATGCGGGGGACTTCGGTACCTCCGACACCGACGGGACGACCTTCAAGAACGGGGTCATGTCGCTGAATGCGGCATCCGTGTCGAGGATGGCCGCAGCCGCGCCGCCCCAGGGCGAAGGGTGGAAGCTGAACGGTGCGACCAAGTGGCTGCAGACCGGCTACACGATCAAGTTCTACGACCAGAAGTCCGCGGACTGGCTGGCCCGCTATGTGAAGGCGTCGGCTGCGGACCTGCAGCGGGTCACCAACCTGCCCGTCACCGTGGATACCAAGCCGGTGGGCTGGGACTATGTCAGGCCCAAGGGCGAGGTGGTCGTCGGTGTTCTGAAGCGTCCGTGTGTGCCACCCGCGGACGGCGGGAACAAGGGATGGAAGATCGTCCGCGACGGGTCGGGGAGCCCGAATCTGAGTTGCGGTCTCACCTCCTCGTCTCTCCCCGCCACCGTGACCAGCGGACACGCGTACATCGACAGCGAGTTCTTCACCACAGACGGCAAACCCGTGCCTTCCAGGGGTGACACGTTCATGCGGAACCACATCAGCCACGAACTCGGGCACACGCTGGGGCTGACGCACGCGAACCGCAGCGCGACGAGGGGTGACTGCGTCAAGGGCAGCGACTCCGGCCAGAACCCGGTCATGTGCACGCCTGCCGCTGCGTATCAGGACAAGCGCGCGGGCACCTACGTCCAGCAGTTCGACATGCAGGGTCTGCGCTACCTCGCCGCCGGTGCCGGCGCGGCGCTGCCGGCGCAGGGCAAGGTGACCGGTCTCGGCAACAAGTGCCTCGACGTCAAGGGCGGGAAGGCGGCCAACGGCACGCAGATCCAGCTCTACACGTGCAACGGCTCGGTGGCACAGTCATGGATCCTGGGGAAGGACGGCACGCTGCGTGCGTTGGGCAAGTGCCTGGACAACGCGCGCAACGCGACTACTGATGGCAACAAGATCGACCTCTACGACTGCACCGGCCAGCCGGCGCAGCGGTGGTCGGTCAATGCGAAGGGCCAGATAGTGCACGTTGCATCGGGCAAGGTTCTCGATGTGAGCGGCGGCAGGACCACCAACGGCACCAAGATCCAGCTGTACACGGCGAACACGAACAAGCGCCAGCTCTGGGTCGCCCCGAAGTAGCACCCGTCACAGGGGAGGGGGCCGCCCGGGCACGAGCCCCGTCCGGCCCCTTCATCGTCCCCACATTCAGGAGCGTGTCGGCGGGCGCGTCGTCCCAAGAGTCGGCGAGGAAGACTCGTACGACACGATCCTCGTCCCGAGGAGTGCGACGACGTCCGGTGGACGTGGGGCGTGGACGTGGGGCGTGGGGCGTGGGACGAGGAGGCGCCTGCCGAGTCCGCGGAGAGGTTCCGGCAGTGGGCCGGTGGGCTATTTCACCGCGGTGAGTGCCGCGTAGATCACGACGTTGCCCCGGTAGCCGGTGTGACGGGAGTAGCCTCCGCCGCAGGTGATCACCCGTAGCTCCGGCAGGTCGGAACTGCCGTAGACCTTCTCGTCCGGGAACTTCCTCTTGTCGTAGACCTCCACGGCGTACACGGCGAACACGGCCGTGCGCAGGTCTGTCCGGCTGATCTCGATGATGTCGCCCTTGGTCAGCGCACCGAGGTCGTGGAAGACGGCGGGGCCGGCACGCGTGTCCACGTGCCCGGTGGTGATGGCTGTCCCTACCGAGCCGGGAGCCGTGCCGTCGCCGTACCAGCCGGCAAGGCCTGGTGTGTCGGCGGGCGGTGGTTGTAGTGCCCCCGCCGCGTCGAGGTCGAGTCTTGCCATGGGGGCGGCCACGCCGATGGCGGGGATCCGGAGCCAGACCGGATCCGACGGGGGCAGTTGCTGGACGGCGGGGAGCGCGGCCGCCTCCGTACGGCTGGGAGCCGGCCGTACAGGGGCGGAGAAGGCCTGGGCAGCCGGTGGCTGCGGTGGCTGCTCGTCGCGTGCCCCGTTGGTCACCAGCACGGCCCCCGCCACCAGTGCGCAGGTCAGAAGTTTGACCGAAGGGATGAAGGAGTGTGGGGAGGCGCTGGTCGTGTGCCCGGTTTCCATCGAGGTTGAGCCTCTGCTTGGCAGCGGGGTGGGGTGGGTGTGGCCCTCGCGGCCCCCGGCACCGATGCGGTGTCCGGGGGCCGTTCGTGACAGGACGCCGGCGAGTCAGATTCGGACACCGCTTGGGCGGCGGCGCATCCTGACCACACTCCCGGCGGCGGCTCCGGCGAGCAGTACACCGCCCAGGGCGATCTGGGTACCTTTGTCGACGTCGGCTCCGAAGCCGGCGTCGACCGCGCCGCTCGGGTGGCGGCTGGTGATCTCGTACGTGTCCGTGATCTTGGTCCGCGGTGGGCACTTCAGGGTCACTGTGTCGCTGCCGGGCCGGGCCCCTTCCGGTACCTCGAACTGGCCGGTGAGCACACCCTTACGGTCACCTTCGAAGAAGTGGAACGCCCCTGCCGCCTCCGACTCGCCCTTGCCGTAGGTCACCTCCGGGCCGCAAGCCGTGGTGGTGACGGTGACGGTGGAGCCCGGGGAGGCGTTCCCCGGGTGGATGCGGATGCCTGAGTCATCGGCGGCGGCAGCGGCCGGGACGGACAGACCAAGGGCTCCGAGAACCAGGCCGATACCGATGACGACACGTGCGTTACGCATAAAGATCCTCCAACGGAGCAGTGTCCGGCCTGTCTGCGCGGCGCCTCTGCTGTGCTCCGTTCACGAGGCAACCGACGGACCGTCAACTCCGCAACCTGACGTACTGCCACATGTGTCACCCGGGCAGGTGCAAGGCCTGTTCCGGCTTGATCGTTTACGCAGGTCACCCGCGCAGAGACCCTCGCGGTGAAGGAAGCACCACAAGGGCGGCGAACGGGCTAGCGCCGACTGTGACGGGGCCGTCCGCGGGCCGTCGGGCAGCGCCCCGAGGCGACCGGCAATGACCACTGACGACCTCGGCCCCCGCTGGGTCGACGGTGTGCCAGAACCCGGCATCCCGCAGTCACCTCGGCGTGTCAGTTCTTCGACTTCTGACAGGGCAACCACCGAAGGTGTCAACCCAGCTGATCCTCAACTCCCAATGATCGGCAGGGAGTCGGGCAAGCGCCGACCCGGACGACTCCTCAGCAGCGGCGCAAGGCGGGCGTACGGCGTGCTCCTGAGGCGGAGTGCCGCGGCCCCGTCCGGGCCGGACGGGGCCACATGATCGCGCCATGGCAAATCCCGCTCGTTGCGGAAGCAGGCCAAGGGTCAACTGGTCTGAGGGCTACTACGAGCAAGCGCGCGCAGCCGCGCCAAACTCGCTATCGCCTACCGGGCGGCACGCGGCCTCGCCGCGATCTTCGTCCGGACCCGCTGCTGATCCAGGGGGCGACCTGACGGTAGAGGGTGCGGCCGCCGGCACCGGAGGAGAGGGACCGGACCTCACTCATCAAGCCGCTGGTGACCCTGAGGGGGTCCGCCCCGCTCCTGGCGATGGTCCGGCCGTCGTCGTCCGTGAGCGCGCACCATAGGGGCGGGCGACAGGGGCGGGCGACCGGGCCGGTCGGTGCGCCGTCGGCGAGTCGAGGTCCACGACCGCCGTACCCTCGGCCGCGAAGCGGAGTCCGAGGCGGCTCTGATGCCGGACTGTGATGAGGGTGGGCGGGCTGCCGCGGCGTACGGGCATCGTCGAAGGCCTCCGTGCCTGCCTGGGCATGGCGCAGGGTGAACTCCGCAGACATGATCTCCTCGGCGAGGTCCACATCGCCGTTCCACATTGCGGTCCGCCGGTTGTGGATGTGGACACCGAGTCGCCGCGGGTCGTCGCGCCCGGCCGCGCGAGCGTCACAGATCGCTCCGGCTTGCGTCCACCGACCGGCAAAATCGGTACAAAATGGGCGTAGGCTGGTCGGAACGCCGTATTGCACCGTGAGCGAGGGCTGGAGGCGGCGCATGACCGACCCTCACGGCTTCCTCAGAACCCCCCGTCGGCCCGTCCCGGCGCGCCCCGTCGAGGAACGGCTGAGCGACTGGAACGAGGTCTACGCGGGGCAGGTGCTGCTCCCGCTCGTGTCCGAACAGGCGGGGCGCTGCATGGACTGCGGCATACCGTTCTGCCACAGCGGCTGCCCGCTGGGGAATCTCATTCCCGAGTGGAACGCGTACGCGTTCCGGGGCGACTGGCGGGCAGCGGCCGAGCGGCTGCACGCGACGAACAACTTCCCCGAGTTCACCGGGCGGCTGTGCCCGGCGCCGTGTGAGGACGCCTGTGTGCTGGCCATCAATGCCGATCCGGTGACGATCAAGAACGTTGAGCAGGCCATCGCCGACCAGATCTGGGAGCGCGGGTACGCGTCACCGCAACCGCCGGAGCGGCTCAGCGGGAAGACCGTCGCCGTGATCGGCTCCGGACCCGCGGGACTGGCGGCGGCGCAACAGTTGACCCGTACCGGTCACACCGTCGCCGTGTACGAGCGTGCCGACCGCATCGGCGGACTGCTGCGCTACGGCATCCCCGCGTTCAAGATGGAGAAGCGGTACCTGGACCGCCGCATCGAGCAGATGCGGGCAGAGGGAACCAAGTTCCGCACGGGTGTGGACGTCGGCAGCGATCTCGACGCAACCGAGCTGAGAGGGCGCCACGACGCGGTCGTCGTCGCCGTCGGAGCCACGGAGCAACGGGAGCTCCCCGTCCCCGGCCGCGAGCTGAACGGCATCCATCAGGCCATGGACTACCTGACCCTCGCCAACCGGGTCAGGGAGGGCGACTACGCCTCGCCCCCCGTCACCGCCGAGGGCAAGCACGTGGTGATCGTCGGCGGCGGGGACACCGGCTCGGACTGCCTGGGTACCGCCCTGCGCCAGGGCGCGGTCTCCGTGGTGCAGCTGGACATCAACCCGGAACCGGGCGATGCCCGGACGGACACCGAACCCTGGCCGACGTATCCGAAGGTCTACCGGATCTCCCATGCCCATGAAGAGGCCCGGGGGCGGAAGGGCACGGATCCGAGGGTCTTCTCCTCCGCCACCCTCCGCTTCGAAAGAGGCCCGACCGACCACGTGCACGCGCTGTGCCTGACGGAAGTGGAACCCGAGGCCAGAAGGCCGCTGTCGGACACCGAGCGGGTGATCCCGGCGGAGCTGGTGCTGCTCGCCCTCGGCTTCTCCGGTCCTGCAAGGGGCACCGGCCTGATGGAGCAGCTCGGGCTCACGCTGGACGGCCGGGGAAACTTCGCGCGGGACGCCGGCTTCGCGGCAGAGACGGTGGAGCGGGCCGGGCGGTCAGACCGCACCGAGGCGGATGGGGTGTTCGTCGCGGGTGACGCGGGACGCGGCCAGTCCCTT includes:
- a CDS encoding TetR/AcrR family transcriptional regulator; the encoded protein is MSEPAERLGADVGAGTTDRRLLRGAQTRQTIARYAADVASLEGLNGLSIGRLATDLGLSKSGVQTLFGTKERLQVAAVESARAAFLDAVVHPASSAPRGVARLRALTERWIAYVEAPLFPGGCFWTANLADFDSRPGKVRDALVGHHRDWLGAITGELQEAVHTGEIADLDVDLAAFQIDAVLTAANIALRLGDNDAADKARRVVDGFLTPAR
- a CDS encoding sortase, giving the protein MRNARVVIGIGLVLGALGLSVPAAAAADDSGIRIHPGNASPGSTVTVTTTACGPEVTYGKGESEAAGAFHFFEGDRKGVLTGQFEVPEGARPGSDTVTLKCPPRTKITDTYEITSRHPSGAVDAGFGADVDKGTQIALGGVLLAGAAAGSVVRMRRRPSGVRI
- a CDS encoding RICIN domain-containing protein, whose product is MGSLQISSSAFGSQDEEPEVAHSAEAREGTGADGSDAGDFGTSDTDGTTFKNGVMSLNAASVSRMAAAAPPQGEGWKLNGATKWLQTGYTIKFYDQKSADWLARYVKASAADLQRVTNLPVTVDTKPVGWDYVRPKGEVVVGVLKRPCVPPADGGNKGWKIVRDGSGSPNLSCGLTSSSLPATVTSGHAYIDSEFFTTDGKPVPSRGDTFMRNHISHELGHTLGLTHANRSATRGDCVKGSDSGQNPVMCTPAAAYQDKRAGTYVQQFDMQGLRYLAAGAGAALPAQGKVTGLGNKCLDVKGGKAANGTQIQLYTCNGSVAQSWILGKDGTLRALGKCLDNARNATTDGNKIDLYDCTGQPAQRWSVNAKGQIVHVASGKVLDVSGGRTTNGTKIQLYTANTNKRQLWVAPK
- a CDS encoding MFS transporter, translating into MSIVLVGAFMAVLDSFVVIVAGPAIQADLGASGSELQWILAGYQLSFAVFLITGGRLGDIQGRKRMFIAGMTLFTLASVACAVSPTAACLIMARLVQGLGAALMLPQVYAVITVLVGEKDRHRAFGVLGVVIGLATIGGQLIGGLLIGADLFGSGWRPVFWINVPIGLITVLLAARHLPESRAALARRLDIPGVVVLSAALFLLSFPLIQGHEAGWPRWAWACLAASALGFALFVHIERRTGHRGGDPLLRISLFATRSFSVGIVLVLALYAVLTSYYLVLSIALQDGLGMSALEAGLVYTPAAVTFFVFSMIASRLVPKHGRRVLEIGAIVLAAGYASTAIVLAGGLPFKPAVVIPTLMLQSVGGGLLITPSLNAVLRRIDPSDAGIASGVLSTAQQVGGALGVAIIGVVFSNSFHPSTQDRTEPAAHALAMSSLSTLIAAIAATVLVYLLPNSPHAATDTK
- a CDS encoding SGNH/GDSL hydrolase family protein; this encodes MTATATSLTEESDPFCLLPTSAAKLLADAPWRRFAVIGDSLSAGTGDPSPGYTTLGWADRVAGILRRVHPGLAYLNAAEIGATTARTLAAQADRMVAYGPDLVHVPCGANDLFHPEPDFTEIEQTLRRVFELAAGTGAQLTAFTLGKAFVVPKFPNWPDRVRRLNAITCQLAADHDAVLVDMWDHPVNSRPNLLSADRIHFSTSGQAVLAAEVVKALAAALDTNQGDIA
- a CDS encoding glutamate synthase subunit beta; the encoded protein is MTDPHGFLRTPRRPVPARPVEERLSDWNEVYAGQVLLPLVSEQAGRCMDCGIPFCHSGCPLGNLIPEWNAYAFRGDWRAAAERLHATNNFPEFTGRLCPAPCEDACVLAINADPVTIKNVEQAIADQIWERGYASPQPPERLSGKTVAVIGSGPAGLAAAQQLTRTGHTVAVYERADRIGGLLRYGIPAFKMEKRYLDRRIEQMRAEGTKFRTGVDVGSDLDATELRGRHDAVVVAVGATEQRELPVPGRELNGIHQAMDYLTLANRVREGDYASPPVTAEGKHVVIVGGGDTGSDCLGTALRQGAVSVVQLDINPEPGDARTDTEPWPTYPKVYRISHAHEEARGRKGTDPRVFSSATLRFERGPTDHVHALCLTEVEPEARRPLSDTERVIPAELVLLALGFSGPARGTGLMEQLGLTLDGRGNFARDAGFAAETVERAGRSDRTEADGVFVAGDAGRGQSLVVWAIAEGRAAAAATDRYLTGSTVLPAPVTPKDRPMVA
- a CDS encoding class F sortase; translation: METGHTTSASPHSFIPSVKLLTCALVAGAVLVTNGARDEQPPQPPAAQAFSAPVRPAPSRTEAAALPAVQQLPPSDPVWLRIPAIGVAAPMARLDLDAAGALQPPPADTPGLAGWYGDGTAPGSVGTAITTGHVDTRAGPAVFHDLGALTKGDIIEISRTDLRTAVFAVYAVEVYDKRKFPDEKVYGSSDLPELRVITCGGGYSRHTGYRGNVVIYAALTAVK